In the genome of Patescibacteria group bacterium, one region contains:
- a CDS encoding DeoR family transcriptional regulator yields the protein MSEFKKDNNYQKDNQSMGLVYDPIAFKGDYDIYILYRRVENVVAALFLVTNELPDTEIMKLSLRESCLKCLNDSVSFIASLKSEQHLLQILSAHVLELGSYLSMAYWSGIVSEMNSNVLQREISKVKDLISKVSSRYASKMVIDTTLFADIDLQMKHHQAAVAASQGFGSNRNTGVRESVVPTYDKKVSRPDVTVQQRSQHTVESQDNSPVKKSERREAILALLRQQNNLSIKDFLAVVKDYSEKTIQRELLTLVEEGLIKKEGERRWSTYSLPQ from the coding sequence ATGTCAGAATTCAAAAAGGACAATAATTACCAAAAGGACAATCAATCAATGGGACTCGTATATGATCCAATTGCCTTTAAAGGTGATTATGATATCTATATTCTCTATAGAAGAGTGGAGAATGTTGTAGCTGCTCTTTTCCTTGTGACTAATGAGTTGCCTGACACTGAAATAATGAAATTGTCTTTGAGGGAAAGTTGTTTAAAATGCTTGAACGATTCCGTGTCTTTTATTGCTTCGTTAAAGTCAGAGCAGCATTTGCTTCAAATTCTCTCTGCCCATGTCCTTGAGTTGGGATCATATCTTTCAATGGCATATTGGTCGGGGATAGTTTCAGAAATGAATTCGAATGTCCTCCAACGAGAAATTTCAAAAGTGAAAGATCTCATTTCAAAAGTTTCATCTCGATATGCTTCAAAGATGGTTATTGATACAACTCTATTTGCAGATATCGATTTACAGATGAAGCATCATCAAGCTGCTGTAGCTGCTAGCCAAGGGTTTGGAAGTAATCGAAATACAGGAGTGCGAGAATCAGTAGTGCCCACTTATGATAAAAAAGTAAGTAGGCCAGATGTAACTGTTCAACAGCGATCTCAGCACACTGTAGAATCTCAGGATAATTCCCCCGTAAAAAAAAGTGAGCGTAGAGAGGCAATTCTTGCGCTGCTACGACAGCAAAACAATCTCAGTATTAAAGACTTCCTTGCGGTAGTAAAAGATTATAGTGAAAAAACTATCCAACGAGAACTGCTGACTCTGGTTGAAGAAGGTCTTATTAAAAAAGAGGGTGAGAGACGTTGGAGCACATATTCATTACCTCAATAA
- a CDS encoding DNA translocase FtsK, with protein sequence MAKKNNKKKNKEKLEEVEIVERSYLKEETVRFIYAIIFFIAAIVLVFSSLHQAGIVGEQLYGGLSYLLGIGYFLLPLLLSVLGIIFLKSIKQNIAWPKIIGSFLFLFSALGIISTVMKDLEGLGRGGLLGNLISNPLVSLFDITVTLVILGGFLIISAIIIFDTHLTFNSIAFWRRKPTEDGAEFEEDIEIDDGTPVLIEEKKHEPIPAPVVARSEEELDKPKGLKKVLGFEKETKPKDADFAIDVSKFFGKPYNPPPISLLEQDKGKPVVGDVKANANIIKRTLQNFGINVEMDEVSIGPSVTRYALKPAEGVKLSKIVGLQNDLSLALAAHPLRIEAPIPGKSLVGIEIPNTTKTMVGLGTLFMNDEFKNSDKPLLVGLGKGISGKAHFANIAKAPHLLIAGATGSGKSVTVHTIVTSLLYRNSPVNLKFIMIDPKRVELTQYNNIPHLLTPVITEAKKSILALKWAGKEMDRRYDILQEHKVRDIDSYHKNILTPALKKLEKAGPKIEGEEAAKIPEAMPYIVIIIDELADLMQAFPRELESAIVRLAQMSRAVGIHLILSTQRPSVNVITGLIKANVPSRLALQVSSQIDSRTILDAAGAEKLLGAGDMLFQSADMSKPQRIQSAFISETEMKAVVKYLIDNYADELPNEINLTEGAGEKNSIFESSFDDNDGGDDDDLYEQAREIVISAGKASTSYLQRKLSIGYARAARLIDMLEERGVIGPGSGSKPREVMGAGAVANSDSSGDESGQ encoded by the coding sequence ATGGCTAAGAAAAATAATAAAAAGAAAAACAAAGAGAAACTAGAAGAAGTTGAGATTGTAGAGCGAAGTTATTTAAAAGAAGAAACAGTACGATTTATTTATGCAATAATCTTTTTTATTGCGGCTATAGTTCTTGTCTTTTCATCACTTCATCAGGCAGGTATTGTAGGTGAACAATTATACGGAGGACTTAGTTATTTATTAGGTATTGGATATTTCTTATTACCACTCCTTTTATCGGTGCTTGGAATAATCTTCCTAAAGTCTATTAAACAGAATATTGCATGGCCAAAGATTATAGGATCTTTTCTATTCTTATTCTCTGCATTAGGAATTATAAGTACCGTAATGAAAGATCTAGAAGGATTAGGCAGAGGTGGGCTTCTTGGTAATCTTATTTCTAATCCCCTGGTCTCCCTTTTTGATATAACCGTTACACTTGTAATATTAGGTGGCTTCTTAATCATCTCTGCTATCATTATTTTTGATACACACCTAACATTTAATAGCATTGCATTTTGGAGAAGGAAGCCTACTGAAGATGGAGCTGAATTTGAAGAAGATATAGAGATTGATGATGGAACTCCGGTACTTATTGAGGAGAAAAAACATGAACCTATTCCTGCTCCCGTTGTTGCTCGTTCTGAAGAAGAACTTGATAAGCCAAAGGGTCTCAAAAAAGTTCTTGGATTTGAAAAAGAAACAAAACCAAAAGATGCAGACTTCGCTATTGATGTAAGCAAATTTTTTGGTAAGCCATACAATCCCCCTCCAATTTCACTTTTGGAACAAGATAAAGGAAAGCCTGTTGTTGGAGACGTAAAAGCAAATGCAAATATTATTAAGCGTACTCTTCAAAATTTTGGCATTAATGTTGAAATGGATGAAGTTTCTATCGGACCATCAGTAACTCGATATGCGTTAAAACCAGCTGAAGGTGTGAAGCTTTCAAAAATTGTTGGCCTACAAAATGATCTATCGCTAGCACTTGCAGCTCACCCTCTCCGTATCGAAGCACCTATTCCTGGTAAGTCACTCGTAGGTATCGAAATTCCAAACACAACAAAAACAATGGTTGGTCTCGGAACACTCTTTATGAATGATGAGTTTAAAAACTCAGACAAACCACTTCTTGTTGGACTCGGTAAAGGAATTTCTGGAAAGGCACATTTTGCAAACATTGCAAAAGCTCCTCACCTCCTTATTGCCGGTGCAACAGGATCTGGTAAATCAGTTACTGTTCATACAATAGTAACTTCCCTCTTATATAGAAACTCTCCAGTAAACCTTAAGTTTATTATGATCGACCCAAAACGAGTCGAACTTACCCAGTATAATAATATTCCCCATCTTCTAACTCCGGTTATAACTGAAGCAAAAAAGTCTATCTTGGCATTGAAGTGGGCAGGAAAAGAAATGGATCGACGATACGACATCCTTCAGGAACATAAAGTCCGAGATATTGATTCATATCATAAAAACATCCTCACTCCAGCTTTAAAGAAACTTGAGAAAGCAGGACCAAAGATTGAAGGTGAGGAGGCGGCAAAAATTCCTGAGGCAATGCCTTATATTGTGATTATCATCGACGAGTTGGCAGATCTTATGCAAGCATTCCCTCGAGAATTAGAATCAGCCATTGTTCGCCTTGCTCAAATGAGTCGAGCTGTTGGTATTCATCTTATTCTTTCAACACAACGACCATCGGTAAACGTTATTACAGGTCTTATTAAAGCAAACGTTCCTTCCCGACTTGCTCTTCAAGTGTCTTCACAAATAGACTCTCGAACTATCCTTGATGCTGCAGGAGCTGAAAAATTGCTTGGTGCCGGAGATATGCTCTTCCAATCTGCAGATATGTCCAAACCTCAACGTATTCAATCTGCCTTTATATCAGAAACAGAAATGAAAGCTGTCGTAAAGTATCTTATCGATAATTATGCAGATGAGCTACCAAATGAAATTAACCTTACTGAAGGTGCTGGTGAAAAGAACTCAATATTTGAATCATCATTTGATGACAATGATGGAGGTGACGACGATGACCTGTATGAGCAAGCTCGCGAGATTGTAATAAGCGCTGGTAAAGCCTCAACATCATATCTCCAAAGAAAACTAAGTATTGGATATGCTCGCGCAGCACGACTCATAGATATGCTTGAAGAGCGCGGAGTTATCGGCCCTGGATCAGGATCAAAACCACGAGAAGTTATGGGAGCAGGTGCAGTAGCAAACTCTGACTCATCTGGCGATGAATCAGGCCAATAA
- the recA gene encoding recombinase RecA, which yields MAKKDKKEPKSGNAGIDAALAEIKTKFGDEAIMKLGDKPKVDVDAIPTGSIGLDAALGVGGLPRGRIIEVFGPESSGKTTLALHVIAEAQKKGGICAYIDAEHAMDPAYAQKLGVNINELLISQPDTGEQGLEITESLVRSGKIDIVVVDSVAALTPKDEIEGDMGAQHMGKQARLMSQALRKLTGIVAKSKTMVIFINQIRMQIGVMFGNPETTPGGKALKFYASVRIDIRRIAQIKKGEEIVGGRVRVKVVKNKVAAPFRQTEFDLIYNEGISQEGEMIALGEKMGIIQKSGTSYAYGDVKLGRGYDATRTYLKENKELKDEILGLIRDNLKNDDVLMIKGAPEDSSTDDAE from the coding sequence ATGGCAAAAAAAGATAAAAAAGAACCGAAGTCTGGAAATGCAGGTATTGATGCAGCGTTAGCAGAAATAAAAACAAAGTTCGGTGATGAAGCAATCATGAAACTTGGAGATAAACCCAAGGTTGATGTGGATGCAATCCCCACAGGATCTATAGGTCTTGATGCAGCGCTTGGTGTAGGTGGTCTTCCTCGAGGACGAATTATTGAAGTCTTTGGACCAGAATCATCTGGTAAGACTACCCTTGCCTTACACGTAATTGCTGAAGCACAAAAGAAAGGAGGTATTTGTGCTTACATCGATGCAGAACATGCAATGGATCCTGCCTATGCTCAAAAGCTTGGTGTAAACATTAACGAGCTTCTTATCTCTCAACCTGATACAGGAGAACAAGGTCTTGAAATCACAGAAAGTCTCGTACGATCTGGAAAAATCGACATTGTAGTTGTCGACTCTGTTGCTGCCCTTACTCCTAAAGATGAAATTGAAGGAGATATGGGTGCTCAGCACATGGGTAAACAAGCTCGATTGATGTCACAAGCTCTTCGAAAGCTTACTGGTATCGTGGCAAAATCAAAGACCATGGTGATCTTTATCAACCAAATCCGAATGCAAATTGGTGTGATGTTTGGTAACCCAGAAACAACTCCTGGAGGAAAGGCCCTCAAGTTCTATGCATCCGTACGTATCGATATCCGACGAATTGCTCAGATTAAGAAAGGTGAAGAAATTGTAGGAGGCCGAGTACGAGTTAAAGTCGTTAAGAATAAAGTTGCTGCTCCATTTAGACAAACAGAATTTGATTTGATTTATAACGAAGGAATTTCACAAGAAGGTGAAATGATTGCTCTTGGAGAAAAGATGGGCATCATTCAAAAGTCAGGTACTTCATATGCCTATGGCGATGTAAAACTCGGCCGAGGATATGATGCTACTCGAACATATCTCAAAGAGAATAAGGAGTTGAAAGATGAAATCTTAGGGTTAATCCGAGACAATCTCAAAAACGATGATGTTCTTATGATTAAGGGCGCACCCGAAGATTCATCAACAGATGATGCAGAATAA